The following is a genomic window from Xylanibacillus composti.
GTGAAGAACAGCAGGTACAAATACAGATAGAGCAAGGATTCGCCGGGAAACAGCGCCTGGCGGATTCCTTCGTCCATGTACAAATAGGTGCTCACGCCAAGTCCAAGCAGTCCACTGAATACAATGGCCCTATAGTTCGCGTACAAGGTCATCAGAGCTATGTTTACATAGACGAGAAAATAAGTGCTGGTGATCGGCTGCGGGTCCATCACAATCAGCATGACCGTAATGATCATCAAAATGCAGGGAACCAAGTACTTGATGAAGGGGGTCGCGATGCCCCGGTATGTCAAAAGCGTGGTTAAGCCGCACAAGGCTGTACCTGTCGCCGCAAGCGTCAAAATCAGATTTGCGGGCAATCCGGCTGCCAGATCCACCGAAATGCCCAGCGCCAGCATTCCCCAAAGAATTTTGACGAACAGGCGATTTCTTCTATGCAATACCAACGTAGCATTATCCATTTGTATCTTCTCTCTTTCTCTAAATGATGAGTAATATTCGGCGGGCTGCGTGTGAAGGAATGATTAAGCTATCCAATATAGTCTGAATATTCTGTTAATAATACACGCGCAGCATTCCCGTACTGTTCGCTCAGCCATTCATAGCGTTCCGGGCTGTCCACCATTTCCTTCATATGGAACAAAACCGGGACAACATTTCCTCCTTTATAATAGACCTCCTTTCCTACTTTGCTCATCGGCACCTTGAATGTGATGCGCAGCGCGCGGTAAAACACAGGGTCCAACAGGGACACATAATAATCGTATCCCCCTTCACGTGCAAAGTGCACGGCTGCAGTCAACAGCTCCGCAATGTACTTCCCCCTGTATTCGGGGAGCAGCGCCACCTTGTCAACCTCAGCCACGCGTGAGCGGGCATCCCGAACCAGCGGATGGCTTTGAAACGGCGCCACTTCGTTCACCGCACCATGCTGCGGATCGTATGGCTTGAATTCGATCGACCCGACATATTCCATGTCAGGGGTGATCACTAGATAGCGGTCCAGCACGTGCCGGGCAAACTCAAATTCAAATCCTTTCTCCCTCCAGGCTGTCATCCAAATGAAGTGAAACATGGCTTGTTCAATCTCATTCTCCACTCTCTTATACATGTCCGACCTCCTTATCTGGATTCGTTGACTTGCGTCCTGGCAAAGCACCCTCCTTTCTATCGATTTCTACTCTATTATATCGTAAGATGACTCAATATTTTTTAGAATATTTCAAAAAATGGGACGAAAAGTGGTGTTCCCATACATAATCGGACATAAAACGGGCACACTGGCTTTCAGGTGATGGAAACATGAAATGCTTGTATACCGATCAACAATTTGAACAAGCCTATCTGGCCCATGCTACCATCTATGCGCGAAGCAAAGCCGGTTCCCGCCTGCCCTTAATCGGCACAATGGAAGCATTCACGCCGCTATTTGTCCGTCTCGCCGGGCAGATGCTCGCTCGCGACGAGTATGAATTTCGGGTCAGCCAGCTCCGCTTGTACGAATGAAAAAACAAGGCCGCCCAGGTCCATTGCTTGACCAGGAGCGACCTTGTTTTCTCTTCTGCCGGAAATCACCGAGCTTCCTTTCGAACCAGGCCAAGCCTGATCGCTAACGGCGAAGCAAGGCGAGATCAGCCTTCGGCACAAGGCCTTCGTCAGCTGCCCGGACCAGCAGCGATTCTACCGCTTCATAGCCGCTGTCCCCCAAGTCGGCTGTAAATTCGTTCACATACAGATCAATATGCGCCTGCGCCACTTCCCGCGACATCTCCTGGGCGTGCTCCATCACATAAGACTGCGACGCTTCCGGGTGCTTCCAC
Proteins encoded in this region:
- a CDS encoding GNAT family N-acetyltransferase encodes the protein MYKRVENEIEQAMFHFIWMTAWREKGFEFEFARHVLDRYLVITPDMEYVGSIEFKPYDPQHGAVNEVAPFQSHPLVRDARSRVAEVDKVALLPEYRGKYIAELLTAAVHFAREGGYDYYVSLLDPVFYRALRITFKVPMSKVGKEVYYKGGNVVPVLFHMKEMVDSPERYEWLSEQYGNAARVLLTEYSDYIG